From a single Candidatus Saccharibacteria bacterium genomic region:
- a CDS encoding transketolase, translated as MSEPKNFNKTKRSLEDLELIADDMRIDIIKMLEVAGSGHSAGPLGLADIFTALYFDVMKHDPKNPDWEDRDILILSNGHCAPVLYAAMAASGYFEKSELKTLRKFGSRLQGHPERTKLPGLETTSGPLGCGLSQAAGMALALRMDKDMHRWIYVVMGDGEQNEGNVWEAAMLAAKYQLNNIIAITDRNYIQIDGNTENVMPLEDLKAKWESFGWHVIDINGNDIEAVIDACAMARAVADKPIMILAHTIPGKGVDFMEYDFHWHGKPPNHEEAKKALHELRTLKGKIRSEHE; from the coding sequence ATGAGTGAGCCAAAGAATTTTAATAAGACTAAACGTAGTCTTGAAGACCTTGAGTTGATTGCCGATGATATGCGAATCGACATTATCAAGATGCTTGAGGTAGCTGGTAGCGGGCACTCAGCCGGGCCGCTCGGTTTGGCCGATATATTTACGGCGCTATATTTTGACGTAATGAAACATGACCCTAAGAACCCTGATTGGGAAGATCGAGATATTCTCATCTTGAGTAACGGTCATTGTGCGCCGGTATTATATGCTGCGATGGCAGCGAGCGGTTACTTTGAGAAAAGCGAGCTGAAAACCCTCAGAAAGTTCGGTTCTAGGCTGCAGGGTCACCCAGAGAGAACTAAACTTCCGGGGCTTGAAACAACAAGTGGACCCTTGGGTTGCGGGCTCAGTCAGGCGGCTGGTATGGCGCTTGCGCTTCGAATGGACAAAGACATGCACCGTTGGATTTATGTTGTGATGGGAGATGGTGAGCAGAATGAAGGTAACGTTTGGGAAGCGGCGATGTTGGCAGCAAAGTATCAGCTGAACAACATCATTGCCATTACAGACCGAAATTATATACAGATTGACGGTAACACCGAAAACGTCATGCCTCTAGAGGACCTTAAGGCCAAGTGGGAGTCATTTGGCTGGCATGTGATCGACATAAATGGTAATGACATTGAAGCTGTAATAGATGCTTGCGCAATGGCTCGGGCGGTGGCCGACAAACCTATTATGATTTTGGCCCATACTATTCCTGGCAAGGGTGTTGATTTTATGGAGTATGACTTCCATTGGCACGGTAAACCGCCTAATCATGAGGAGGCTAAAAAGGCACTGCATGAACTGAGGACTTTGAAGGGGAAGATTAGGAGCGAACATGAGTAG
- a CDS encoding transketolase family protein, with translation MSSLFLNSLSDDMPKEPTRKGFGRGLKKAGELDENVVAACADLTESTQISIFAEAFPERFVEVGIGEQNLATVGAGLAKMGKIPFVASYAAFSPGRNWEQIKTTAALNELPVKIVGAHAGLYTGADGATHQMLEDIALMRVMPNMVVVVPADSIEAEKATLALAADKKHPGYIRLAREATPIMTTEQTPFEIGKAQVWSEGSDVTIISTGPMTYIALQAAEKLFKDGIDAEVVHVATIKPLDAATILTSVRKTGYVVTVEEAQIAGGLGGAVAELLGENLPTPMRRIGVRDKYGESGKPDELFKLHGLTDKHIAITVHELLNNNR, from the coding sequence ATGAGTAGTTTGTTTCTTAATTCTTTGTCAGATGATATGCCGAAAGAGCCGACCCGAAAAGGTTTTGGACGGGGCTTAAAAAAGGCAGGTGAACTTGATGAAAACGTCGTGGCGGCATGTGCCGATCTTACTGAGTCTACACAGATAAGCATTTTTGCTGAAGCGTTTCCCGAAAGATTTGTCGAGGTTGGCATTGGCGAGCAAAACCTGGCTACCGTGGGCGCGGGGTTGGCTAAGATGGGTAAAATACCTTTTGTCGCGAGCTATGCGGCTTTTAGCCCAGGGCGCAACTGGGAACAGATCAAGACGACTGCGGCTCTCAACGAGCTTCCGGTCAAGATTGTTGGAGCGCATGCAGGACTATACACAGGTGCTGACGGAGCTACTCACCAGATGCTTGAGGACATTGCTTTGATGCGTGTCATGCCAAATATGGTTGTAGTAGTGCCTGCTGACTCAATCGAGGCTGAGAAAGCTACTTTGGCGCTTGCGGCAGACAAAAAGCACCCAGGCTATATCCGACTTGCTCGTGAGGCAACACCAATTATGACAACTGAACAAACACCGTTTGAAATTGGCAAAGCTCAGGTTTGGAGCGAAGGATCCGACGTGACGATTATCTCAACTGGTCCAATGACTTATATCGCACTTCAGGCGGCGGAAAAGCTGTTTAAAGACGGCATAGATGCCGAGGTTGTACATGTGGCGACAATAAAGCCACTTGATGCGGCCACCATTTTGACTAGTGTGCGCAAGACTGGTTATGTAGTGACGGTAGAAGAAGCGCAAATTGCGGGCGGGCTCGGTGGCGCAGTGGCTGAGCTGCTAGGAGAGAACTTGCCAACGCCGATGAGGCGAATCGGAGTACGCGATAAATATGGTGAATCGGGTAAGCCAGATGAGCTTTTTAAACTTCACGGACTGACAGACAAGCACATAGCTATTACGGTTCATGAACTTCTCAACAATAATCGTTGA
- a CDS encoding class II fructose-bisphosphate aldolase: protein MSQSLRQIRENCAKARELMQRAHAQKFAVGAFNIDNQETLIAVCRAAQKHNSPVLVEVSKGEVDAIGLENVRDMVDNYKQQFGIEIYVNLDHSPTVADAIAGIEAGFEFIHIDVSQANHDASEEQIIEATKQVVTCAKLTGAIVESEPHYFGGSSNIHSEAFDYNEVKKTFSTPEGAKHFVEATGIDTFAAAIGNLHGLYPVPKVLDIELLKRVREAIGCNISLHGGSGTPGNYFEEAVKVGVQKININSDMRKAYRDTLEKVLADNKTEYAVVKLMKEVEDAVQAVVESKIALFNSAGKARP, encoded by the coding sequence ATGTCGCAAAGTCTGAGACAGATTAGGGAAAACTGCGCAAAAGCACGAGAGCTGATGCAGCGAGCACATGCTCAGAAGTTTGCGGTCGGCGCCTTTAATATCGACAATCAAGAAACGCTAATTGCTGTTTGTCGAGCTGCTCAGAAACACAACTCACCAGTATTGGTCGAAGTTAGTAAGGGTGAAGTGGATGCTATCGGTCTCGAAAACGTTCGGGACATGGTTGATAATTACAAACAGCAGTTCGGCATTGAAATATATGTAAACCTCGATCACAGCCCAACTGTTGCCGACGCTATTGCTGGAATCGAGGCGGGCTTCGAATTTATCCATATCGATGTCAGCCAAGCGAACCACGATGCTAGCGAAGAACAGATTATCGAGGCCACTAAACAAGTCGTGACTTGTGCCAAACTAACTGGCGCGATCGTAGAAAGTGAACCACATTACTTTGGTGGTAGTAGCAATATTCACAGCGAAGCCTTTGACTACAATGAGGTCAAAAAGACATTCAGTACGCCCGAAGGAGCCAAGCATTTTGTCGAAGCGACAGGCATAGATACTTTTGCGGCCGCGATTGGTAATTTGCATGGTCTGTACCCTGTGCCAAAAGTATTGGACATCGAACTACTAAAACGTGTTAGAGAAGCGATTGGGTGCAATATCAGTTTGCACGGTGGCAGCGGCACGCCTGGGAATTATTTTGAAGAAGCAGTTAAGGTTGGAGTACAAAAAATCAATATCAATAGCGATATGCGCAAGGCTTACCGCGATACACTTGAAAAAGTTTTAGCCGACAATAAAACAGAGTATGCCGTCGTTAAACTTATGAAGGAAGTTGAGGATGCTGTCCAGGCTGTAGTAGAAAGTAAAATCGCTTTATTTAATAGTGCCGGCAAAGCGAGGCCTTAA